Proteins from one Nicotiana tabacum cultivar K326 chromosome 23, ASM71507v2, whole genome shotgun sequence genomic window:
- the LOC107814984 gene encoding uncharacterized protein LOC107814984 isoform X2, with translation MRLRRSQCILSCASSHHRADEDESNWQRRKLDEEPAWSHNSPHVISQLAQCFTNAMVGPRAWIGGIFNRSGNKRFGSDKYLDYPLTPLQEERLRRLQERLGVPFDETRIDHQEALQALWNAAFPNVKLKSLISEQWKDMGWQGANPSTDFRGCGFISLENLLFFATRYPACFHRLLFKRSGSRAMWEYPFAVAGINVTFMLIQMLDLYSEKPKCLPGINFVKLLGAFAMMDAQWLAMCASYMEFKDVMQATRTQLERELSLEDIQRIEDLPAYNLI, from the exons GCTGATGAAGATGAAAGTAATTGGCAAAGAAGGAAGCTTGATGAGGAGCCAGCATGGTCACATAATTCTCCTCACGTAATTTCACAGTTAGCTCAGTGCTTTA CTAATGCTATGGTTGGACCACGAGCATGGATAGGAGGAATCTTCAACCGCTCGGGCAATAAACGGTTCGGAAGCGATAAATATCTTGACTACCCCTTAACTCCTCTTCAG GAAGAAAGATTACGCAGGCTTCAAGAACGGCTAGGGGTACCTTTTGATGAGACACGGATAGATCATCAA GAAGCTCTTCAAGCTTTATGGAATGCAGCATTTCCAAATGTGAAGCTAAAAAGTTTGATCTCCGAGCAATGGAAAGATATGGGCTGGCAAGGAGCAAATCCATCGACTGACTTCAG GGGTTGTGGATTTATTTCACTAGAGAATTTGCTGTTTTTTGCAACAAGATATCCG GCTTGTTTTCATAGGTTGCTTTTCAAGCGAAGTGGATCGAGGGCAATGTGGGAGTATCCATTTGCAGTCGCTGGGATTAACGTTACATTCATGTTGATTCAGATGCTTGACTTATACTCAG AGAAGCCAAAGTGTCTACCGGGAATTAATTTCGTTAAGCTATTAGGAG CGTTCGCTATGATGGATGCACAGTGGCTGGCTATGTGTGCTTCATATATGGAGTTTAAG GATGTTATGCAAGCGACAAGGACGCAATTAGAGAGGGAATTATCATTAGAAGATATACAAAGAATAGAAGATCTGCCAGCATACAACCTGATATAG
- the LOC107814984 gene encoding uncharacterized protein LOC107814984 isoform X1: protein MRLRRSQCILSCASSHHRADEDESNWQRRKLDEEPAWSHNSPHVISQLAQCFTNAMVGPRAWIGGIFNRSGNKRFGSDKYLDYPLTPLQEERLRRLQERLGVPFDETRIDHQEALQALWNAAFPNVKLKSLISEQWKDMGWQGANPSTDFRGCGFISLENLLFFATRYPACFHRLLFKRSGSRAMWEYPFAVAGINVTFMLIQMLDLYSEKPKCLPGINFVKLLGEDDEAFDVLYCIAFAMMDAQWLAMCASYMEFKDVMQATRTQLERELSLEDIQRIEDLPAYNLI, encoded by the exons GCTGATGAAGATGAAAGTAATTGGCAAAGAAGGAAGCTTGATGAGGAGCCAGCATGGTCACATAATTCTCCTCACGTAATTTCACAGTTAGCTCAGTGCTTTA CTAATGCTATGGTTGGACCACGAGCATGGATAGGAGGAATCTTCAACCGCTCGGGCAATAAACGGTTCGGAAGCGATAAATATCTTGACTACCCCTTAACTCCTCTTCAG GAAGAAAGATTACGCAGGCTTCAAGAACGGCTAGGGGTACCTTTTGATGAGACACGGATAGATCATCAA GAAGCTCTTCAAGCTTTATGGAATGCAGCATTTCCAAATGTGAAGCTAAAAAGTTTGATCTCCGAGCAATGGAAAGATATGGGCTGGCAAGGAGCAAATCCATCGACTGACTTCAG GGGTTGTGGATTTATTTCACTAGAGAATTTGCTGTTTTTTGCAACAAGATATCCG GCTTGTTTTCATAGGTTGCTTTTCAAGCGAAGTGGATCGAGGGCAATGTGGGAGTATCCATTTGCAGTCGCTGGGATTAACGTTACATTCATGTTGATTCAGATGCTTGACTTATACTCAG AGAAGCCAAAGTGTCTACCGGGAATTAATTTCGTTAAGCTATTAGGAG AGGATGATGAGGCATTTGATGTTCTATACTGTATAGCGTTCGCTATGATGGATGCACAGTGGCTGGCTATGTGTGCTTCATATATGGAGTTTAAG GATGTTATGCAAGCGACAAGGACGCAATTAGAGAGGGAATTATCATTAGAAGATATACAAAGAATAGAAGATCTGCCAGCATACAACCTGATATAG
- the LOC107814984 gene encoding uncharacterized protein LOC107814984 isoform X3, with translation MRLRRSQCILSCASSHHRADEDESNWQRRKLDEEPAWSHNSPHVISQLAQCFTNAMVGPRAWIGGIFNRSGNKRFGSDKYLDYPLTPLQEALQALWNAAFPNVKLKSLISEQWKDMGWQGANPSTDFRGCGFISLENLLFFATRYPACFHRLLFKRSGSRAMWEYPFAVAGINVTFMLIQMLDLYSEKPKCLPGINFVKLLGEDDEAFDVLYCIAFAMMDAQWLAMCASYMEFKDVMQATRTQLERELSLEDIQRIEDLPAYNLI, from the exons GCTGATGAAGATGAAAGTAATTGGCAAAGAAGGAAGCTTGATGAGGAGCCAGCATGGTCACATAATTCTCCTCACGTAATTTCACAGTTAGCTCAGTGCTTTA CTAATGCTATGGTTGGACCACGAGCATGGATAGGAGGAATCTTCAACCGCTCGGGCAATAAACGGTTCGGAAGCGATAAATATCTTGACTACCCCTTAACTCCTCTTCAG GAAGCTCTTCAAGCTTTATGGAATGCAGCATTTCCAAATGTGAAGCTAAAAAGTTTGATCTCCGAGCAATGGAAAGATATGGGCTGGCAAGGAGCAAATCCATCGACTGACTTCAG GGGTTGTGGATTTATTTCACTAGAGAATTTGCTGTTTTTTGCAACAAGATATCCG GCTTGTTTTCATAGGTTGCTTTTCAAGCGAAGTGGATCGAGGGCAATGTGGGAGTATCCATTTGCAGTCGCTGGGATTAACGTTACATTCATGTTGATTCAGATGCTTGACTTATACTCAG AGAAGCCAAAGTGTCTACCGGGAATTAATTTCGTTAAGCTATTAGGAG AGGATGATGAGGCATTTGATGTTCTATACTGTATAGCGTTCGCTATGATGGATGCACAGTGGCTGGCTATGTGTGCTTCATATATGGAGTTTAAG GATGTTATGCAAGCGACAAGGACGCAATTAGAGAGGGAATTATCATTAGAAGATATACAAAGAATAGAAGATCTGCCAGCATACAACCTGATATAG
- the LOC107814984 gene encoding uncharacterized protein LOC107814984 isoform X4, with translation MVGPRAWIGGIFNRSGNKRFGSDKYLDYPLTPLQEERLRRLQERLGVPFDETRIDHQEALQALWNAAFPNVKLKSLISEQWKDMGWQGANPSTDFRGCGFISLENLLFFATRYPACFHRLLFKRSGSRAMWEYPFAVAGINVTFMLIQMLDLYSEKPKCLPGINFVKLLGEDDEAFDVLYCIAFAMMDAQWLAMCASYMEFKDVMQATRTQLERELSLEDIQRIEDLPAYNLI, from the exons ATGGTTGGACCACGAGCATGGATAGGAGGAATCTTCAACCGCTCGGGCAATAAACGGTTCGGAAGCGATAAATATCTTGACTACCCCTTAACTCCTCTTCAG GAAGAAAGATTACGCAGGCTTCAAGAACGGCTAGGGGTACCTTTTGATGAGACACGGATAGATCATCAA GAAGCTCTTCAAGCTTTATGGAATGCAGCATTTCCAAATGTGAAGCTAAAAAGTTTGATCTCCGAGCAATGGAAAGATATGGGCTGGCAAGGAGCAAATCCATCGACTGACTTCAG GGGTTGTGGATTTATTTCACTAGAGAATTTGCTGTTTTTTGCAACAAGATATCCG GCTTGTTTTCATAGGTTGCTTTTCAAGCGAAGTGGATCGAGGGCAATGTGGGAGTATCCATTTGCAGTCGCTGGGATTAACGTTACATTCATGTTGATTCAGATGCTTGACTTATACTCAG AGAAGCCAAAGTGTCTACCGGGAATTAATTTCGTTAAGCTATTAGGAG AGGATGATGAGGCATTTGATGTTCTATACTGTATAGCGTTCGCTATGATGGATGCACAGTGGCTGGCTATGTGTGCTTCATATATGGAGTTTAAG GATGTTATGCAAGCGACAAGGACGCAATTAGAGAGGGAATTATCATTAGAAGATATACAAAGAATAGAAGATCTGCCAGCATACAACCTGATATAG
- the LOC107814983 gene encoding uncharacterized protein LOC107814983, translated as MDKSSMQSNLDCFLNSTTPFVLSQFLAKSEIRNLNRLWHPWEREKVEYFKLADLWNCYDEWSAYGAGIPIRLDTGETLVQYYVPYLSAIQIFTSTSPANFLREEAESVCEARDSFSDSLSDESESEKLSRWDGCSSEEGAVEQDSLSRTNDRLGYLYFQYFERCTPYGRVPLMDKINGLAERYPGLMSLRSVDLSPASWMAVAWYPIYHIPMGRTIKDLSTCFLTFHTLSSSFQDMDLEDDMENSSRKRKEGEKIPLPPFGLATYKMQGDVWVSDRSGRDQERLVSLFSVADSWLKQLGVQHHDFNYFMSIRRG; from the exons ATGGATAAAAGCTCAATGCAATCAAATCTTGATTGTTTCCTTAATTCCACAACCCCATTTGTCCTATCCCAGTTTCTTGCCAAG agTGAGATAAGAAACCTTAATAGGTTATGGCATCCATGGGAAAGAGAAAAGGTGGAATATTTCAAGTTGGCTGATCTTTGGAATTGTTATGATGAATGGAGTGCTTATGGTGCTGGAATTCCTATTAGATTGGATACTGGGGAAACTTTGGTTCAATATTATGTCCCTTATCTTTCAGCTATTCAAATCTTTACCAGCACTTCACCTGCTAACTTTTTGAG GGAGGAGGCCGAATCTGTTTGTGAGGCAAGGGATTCTTTCAGCGATTCATTAAGTGACGAGAGTGAGAGCGAAAAGTTGTCGAGGTGGGATGGATGTTCTTCTGAGGAAGGTGCAGTTGAACAAGATAGCTTAAGTAGAACGAACGATAGATTGGGCTATCTTTACTTTCAGTATTTTGAGAGATGTACTCCATATGGAAGAGTTCCTCTAATGGATAAG ATTAATGGATTGGCTGAAAGATACCCTGGATTAATGTCGTTGAGAAGTGTAGATCTTTCGCCTGCTAGTTGGATGGCTGTTGCTTG GTACCCGATATATCACATTCCCATGGGAAGAACTATTAAGGACTTGTCGACGTGCTTTCTTACTTTCCACACCCTTTCATCTTCTTTTCAAG ATATGGACCTTGAAGATGACATGGAGAATAGTAGTAGGAAAagaaaggaaggagaaaagatCCCCCTCCCACCTTTCGGTTTGGCCACTTACAAGATGCAGGGCGACGTGTGGGTATCAGATAGAAGTGGAAGGGACCAAGAGAGACTGGTGTCACTTTTTAGCGTGGCTGATTCGTGGCTAAAGCAGTTGGGGGTCCAACACCACGACTTTAACTACTTCATGAGTATTCGTCGTGGTTGA